A region from the Lentimonas sp. CC4 genome encodes:
- a CDS encoding sugar transferase — protein MKRLFDILISLTLLCALCIPLIILCALQLIMLGRPIFFRQRRAGKNGAPLSILKFRTMRTGAGSDAERLTKWGQFLRSTSLDELPELWNVLRGEMSLVGPRPLPTIYLDRYNKQQARRHDVRPGITGWAQVNGRNGLTWEHQFELDLWYVKHHSFWLDIKILVMTVTTVLSRENISEEGQTTRSEFMGSPTTTD, from the coding sequence ATGAAGCGTCTTTTCGACATTCTTATCAGCCTAACACTGCTGTGCGCGCTGTGCATTCCCCTGATCATTCTGTGCGCCCTTCAACTCATCATGCTAGGTCGCCCCATTTTCTTTCGTCAACGACGGGCAGGTAAAAACGGCGCCCCGCTCTCGATTCTAAAATTCCGCACCATGCGCACAGGTGCCGGTAGCGATGCGGAACGACTCACCAAATGGGGACAGTTCCTACGTTCCACCAGCTTGGATGAATTGCCAGAACTCTGGAATGTGCTCCGCGGAGAAATGAGCCTCGTCGGGCCACGCCCACTACCCACCATCTATTTAGACCGTTACAACAAACAACAAGCCCGCCGTCACGATGTGCGTCCGGGCATCACAGGCTGGGCACAGGTGAATGGCCGAAACGGACTCACCTGGGAGCACCAATTCGAACTCGATCTCTGGTATGTGAAACACCACAGCTTCTGGCTAGATATTAAAATACTAGTGATGACCGTCACCACTGTATTGAGCCGTGAAAACATCTCCGAAGAAGGCCAAACGACACGCAGCGAATTCATGGGCTCACCGACGACCACGGACTAG
- the rplQ gene encoding 50S ribosomal protein L17 — protein MRHSKRRHTLGVSGPHRSAMMGNLAVALITHGRIQTTLTKAKALRPFIEKIITLAKKAESANDAARKLHFRRLAISRVRDKAAVAKLFDERVSEFTERNGGYTRIYKLGQRIGDAAEVALIELIDGNDEGYSKKSAKKAAKPAAKKAEKKEEAPAEEAEAPAAEATEAEAPAAEEKKPVKKAAKKAAKKAPAKKAAKKAAKKAVKKAD, from the coding sequence ATGCGTCACAGCAAAAGAAGACATACACTAGGGGTCTCCGGACCACACCGTTCCGCCATGATGGGCAACCTCGCAGTTGCACTGATCACACATGGTCGTATCCAAACAACACTGACTAAAGCGAAAGCGCTTCGTCCTTTCATCGAGAAGATCATTACGCTCGCTAAGAAGGCTGAGTCAGCAAACGACGCTGCACGTAAGTTGCACTTCCGTCGCCTTGCGATCTCACGCGTTCGTGATAAAGCAGCAGTTGCTAAACTCTTTGATGAGCGCGTAAGCGAGTTCACTGAGCGCAATGGTGGTTACACACGTATCTACAAGCTCGGTCAACGTATCGGCGATGCAGCTGAAGTTGCATTGATCGAATTGATCGACGGTAACGACGAAGGCTACTCCAAGAAGTCAGCAAAGAAGGCTGCTAAGCCAGCAGCAAAGAAAGCTGAGAAGAAGGAAGAAGCTCCTGCAGAAGAAGCCGAAGCACCAGCTGCGGAAGCAACTGAAGCGGAAGCACCTGCGGCGGAAGAGAAGAAGCCAGTCAAGAAGGCCGCTAAAAAAGCAGCCAAGAAGGCACCTGCCAAGAAGGCAGCCAAAAAGGCCGCTAAGAAAGCTGTTAAGAAGGCAGACTAA
- a CDS encoding DNA-directed RNA polymerase subunit alpha, whose product MPKRLGKFELPNRLVKVEETASDTFATFQAEPFETGYGHTIGNSLRRVLLSSIEGAAISSIKIDGVQHEFQSIEGIVEDVTDIVLNLKKVLLVSEGREAANLIIDVNREGPVTAADIQLDANIQVVNPDQVICTLDKEQRFLAELEVRVGRGYCAGEENKKADQPIGVIAIDSLFSPVKLVKYSVENTRVGQEMDYDKLILEITTDGRITPDEALKQSAAIVKHHMDVFDEVSKEDIEFESESKEISEEQNRLRKLLNMSVNEIELSVRAANCLNNANITTVGELAMKSEQEMLKYRNFGKKSLNEIKDKLEQLGLSLGMKIDERLLEKGTEL is encoded by the coding sequence ATGCCAAAGCGCTTAGGAAAATTCGAACTTCCAAACCGGCTAGTAAAAGTCGAGGAAACTGCTTCCGACACTTTTGCCACTTTCCAAGCTGAGCCGTTTGAAACGGGTTACGGGCACACTATCGGGAATTCTCTCCGTCGTGTTCTTCTCAGCTCTATCGAAGGTGCAGCCATCTCATCGATTAAAATCGATGGTGTGCAGCATGAGTTCCAGAGCATTGAAGGTATCGTCGAAGACGTTACCGACATCGTTCTGAATCTGAAAAAGGTTCTCCTCGTTTCTGAAGGTCGTGAGGCCGCGAACCTGATCATTGACGTTAACCGTGAAGGTCCCGTTACTGCGGCTGACATTCAACTCGACGCCAATATCCAGGTCGTTAATCCAGACCAAGTCATTTGCACACTCGACAAAGAGCAGCGTTTTCTCGCTGAGCTTGAAGTGCGCGTTGGCCGTGGTTACTGCGCAGGTGAGGAAAATAAGAAGGCAGACCAACCGATCGGCGTCATCGCGATCGACTCTCTCTTCAGTCCTGTTAAGCTTGTAAAATACTCTGTTGAAAACACTCGTGTTGGACAAGAGATGGACTACGACAAGCTTATCCTTGAGATCACTACTGACGGACGTATCACTCCGGACGAAGCCCTCAAGCAGAGCGCTGCAATCGTTAAGCACCACATGGACGTCTTCGATGAAGTATCGAAGGAAGACATCGAGTTCGAAAGCGAAAGCAAGGAAATCAGCGAAGAACAGAATCGCCTTCGTAAGCTGCTCAACATGAGCGTGAACGAAATCGAACTTTCCGTCCGTGCGGCAAATTGCTTGAACAATGCAAACATCACTACAGTTGGTGAGCTTGCAATGAAGTCTGAGCAAGAAATGCTTAAATATCGTAACTTCGGTAAGAAGTCCCTCAACGAGATCAAAGACAAGCTCGAGCAGCTTGGCCTCTCTCTTGGGATGAAAATCGACGAGCGCCTCCTTGAAAAGGGCACCGAGCTCTAA
- the rpsD gene encoding 30S ribosomal protein S4: MSRYTGPTTRINRRFGQAIFAPTKAFERKPHPPGQHGPRLRRKFSEYAVGLNEKQKLRFMYGITEKQFRLTFEKAKNTRGVTGEIFLQMLETRLDSVIYRLGFAKSRAGARQLVGHGHVCVNGQKTDIASFIVKEGDEIEVRERTSSRQLATRSMEESQGRTVPEWLTLNADALKATINRLPTTEETENSINVQLIVEFYSR, translated from the coding sequence ATGTCCCGTTACACTGGACCAACAACCCGCATCAATCGCCGCTTCGGTCAGGCCATCTTCGCGCCTACTAAAGCATTCGAGCGTAAGCCACACCCTCCTGGTCAGCATGGCCCTCGTCTCCGCCGTAAATTCAGCGAATACGCTGTTGGCTTGAACGAGAAGCAAAAGCTTCGCTTCATGTATGGCATCACGGAAAAACAATTCCGTCTCACTTTCGAAAAAGCTAAAAACACTCGTGGTGTCACTGGTGAGATCTTTCTCCAGATGCTCGAAACACGTTTGGACAGTGTAATCTACCGCCTCGGCTTTGCTAAGTCACGCGCTGGAGCTCGTCAGCTTGTTGGTCACGGTCACGTTTGCGTGAACGGTCAGAAGACTGACATTGCTTCCTTCATCGTGAAGGAAGGCGACGAAATCGAAGTGCGTGAGCGCACCTCATCCCGTCAGCTTGCGACTCGCAGCATGGAAGAAAGTCAAGGACGCACCGTTCCTGAGTGGCTCACACTCAATGCGGACGCACTCAAGGCGACTATTAATCGCCTTCCGACTACAGAAGAAACTGAAAACAGCATTAACGTTCAACTGATCGTTGAATTCTATAGCCGATAA
- the rpsK gene encoding 30S ribosomal protein S11: MSEEETKSVEEEKVVVDAAVEGEAEAPVKKQETAEDLLKSDLDGVKIRRAKGSKNITVGIVNVLATFNNTKVTFADARGNVISWSSAGKCNFRGSRKSTAYAAQVVTQDAGRVAMSHGMKEVTVKLNGPGMGRDSAVRALQSLGMVVTEIIDVTPVPHNGCRAPKRRRV, encoded by the coding sequence ATGAGCGAAGAAGAAACAAAATCTGTAGAAGAAGAAAAAGTAGTTGTTGATGCAGCTGTTGAAGGCGAAGCCGAAGCACCTGTAAAGAAGCAAGAAACTGCTGAAGATCTTCTTAAGAGCGATCTCGATGGTGTTAAAATCCGTCGTGCCAAGGGCAGCAAAAACATTACTGTAGGTATTGTTAATGTCCTCGCTACTTTTAATAACACTAAAGTGACTTTCGCCGATGCGCGCGGTAATGTTATTTCCTGGTCAAGTGCCGGTAAATGCAACTTCCGTGGCTCTCGTAAGTCCACTGCATACGCAGCGCAAGTTGTGACTCAAGATGCAGGTCGTGTGGCAATGTCCCACGGCATGAAGGAAGTCACAGTTAAGCTGAACGGCCCAGGTATGGGACGTGACTCAGCTGTCCGTGCTCTCCAGTCTTTAGGCATGGTAGTAACCGAAATTATTGATGTGACTCCGGTCCCTCATAACGGTTGCCGTGCTCCAAAACGTCGTCGTGTCTAA
- the rpsM gene encoding 30S ribosomal protein S13 translates to MPRILGVDIPANKKLEYSLRYIYGIGPTRAKAIVEASGFDADRRAGDLSEEELNQLASLVADKQYIVEGDLRRERTANLKRLSAIRSLRGIRHMRGLPVRGQRTKTNARTRKGAVKPVRK, encoded by the coding sequence ATGCCACGTATACTTGGAGTCGATATCCCCGCAAACAAGAAGCTAGAATACTCGCTTCGCTACATCTATGGCATTGGGCCAACACGCGCTAAGGCAATTGTCGAAGCGTCTGGTTTCGATGCAGATCGCCGTGCCGGTGACCTTAGCGAAGAGGAGCTCAATCAGCTCGCATCTCTTGTTGCGGATAAACAATACATCGTTGAAGGTGACCTCCGTCGTGAGCGCACTGCCAACCTAAAGCGCCTTTCAGCCATCCGCAGCCTTCGTGGTATTCGCCACATGCGTGGACTTCCGGTTCGTGGCCAACGCACTAAAACTAATGCCCGCACACGTAAGGGCGCGGTCAAGCCAGTCCGTAAGTAA
- the map gene encoding type I methionyl aminopeptidase — translation MKAIRSDEEIQSIREACQIAATVLKQLVDAVGEGMTTYDLDQLGRKAIEAFGAESACYNYRNGEHVFPAYTCISVNEEIVHGIGSMRRPIQGGDVVSIDVVVRYRGFIGDNAKTVLIPPVVDENQKLIDATSEALTYAISFARAGNRVGDISNAVQRFIKRHNYGIVREFVGHGVGATMHEAPQIPNYGRRGSGALLKPGMALAIEPMINLGGAAIEMLDDGWTAVTRDRKPSAHFEHTVLVTGGDPEILTIPKN, via the coding sequence ATGAAAGCAATTCGTTCCGACGAAGAAATCCAATCGATTCGCGAAGCCTGCCAAATCGCAGCGACTGTATTAAAGCAGTTGGTCGATGCAGTGGGCGAGGGGATGACTACCTATGATCTCGATCAACTTGGCCGCAAGGCCATTGAGGCATTTGGAGCCGAAAGCGCTTGTTACAATTATCGTAACGGTGAGCACGTCTTCCCTGCTTATACCTGCATTTCAGTTAATGAAGAAATCGTGCATGGTATTGGTAGCATGCGTCGCCCCATTCAGGGCGGTGACGTTGTTTCCATCGATGTAGTTGTTCGTTACCGCGGATTTATCGGCGACAATGCGAAGACGGTTTTGATTCCACCAGTAGTGGATGAAAACCAGAAGCTCATTGATGCAACAAGCGAGGCGCTCACTTATGCGATTAGCTTTGCGCGTGCTGGTAACCGTGTCGGCGATATTTCGAATGCCGTGCAGCGCTTTATTAAGCGTCACAATTACGGTATCGTTCGCGAGTTTGTAGGACATGGGGTTGGCGCTACGATGCATGAAGCACCGCAGATTCCAAATTACGGTCGTCGCGGAAGCGGTGCATTACTCAAGCCTGGTATGGCGCTCGCAATCGAGCCGATGATCAATCTTGGAGGTGCCGCAATCGAGATGCTCGATGATGGTTGGACCGCTGTAACACGCGATCGAAAGCCATCTGCCCACTTTGAACACACCGTTCTCGTCACTGGCGGGGATCCGGAAATTTTAACAATTCCGAAAAATTAA
- the secY gene encoding preprotein translocase subunit SecY yields the protein MLSAFTNSLKIPELRQKIFFTLALLFIARVGANIPLPGMNIGPIREFMADQASASGGLVGLYNMFTGGALLNGAVFALGIMPYISASIIMQLVGAVFPVIARLQQEGDVGRQKINQYTRYLTLGICVVQGLLLLVALSTNPGSIVGQGFSPEQYGPVVIAGKAQFLITGTIFLTAGSMIMVWLGEQITEKGIGNGISLLITVSIISGLPAAVASAYQMFVAPVGSESAALGAPEGVLMLVLLFAVTAGLVAITQAQRKIPVQYAKRVVGRKVYGGQSSFLPLKVNYAGVMPVIFASAILMFPTQILSYLGTATNMRFFNDVAESLGRGEVAYYLVFGFLIFVFSYFWVSMMFKPVQIADDLKKNGGYIPGVRPGEPTAKFLDYIMTRLTLFGALSLTVIALFPDILLFTYNVPFSVAVFFGGTGMLITVGVLLDTMRQIETYLLQRHYDGFLKKGKIRGRSAARNKQLVDSAGLQDFWTAWRPLLFIAVALFALGIISFFFNLG from the coding sequence ATGCTTTCTGCTTTTACAAATTCTCTGAAGATCCCAGAGCTGCGCCAGAAGATTTTCTTCACGTTGGCTCTGCTCTTCATCGCTCGCGTTGGGGCTAATATCCCACTGCCAGGGATGAATATTGGTCCAATCCGCGAGTTCATGGCGGATCAAGCATCCGCTAGTGGTGGCCTTGTGGGGCTCTACAACATGTTTACCGGCGGGGCGCTCCTTAATGGAGCCGTCTTCGCTCTTGGTATCATGCCATACATTAGCGCGTCGATCATCATGCAGTTGGTCGGCGCGGTATTCCCTGTGATTGCTCGTTTACAGCAAGAGGGGGATGTCGGTCGTCAAAAGATCAATCAATACACTCGTTATTTGACGCTGGGTATCTGTGTGGTTCAAGGCTTGCTTCTCTTGGTTGCGCTTAGCACCAATCCCGGCAGCATTGTTGGACAAGGCTTCAGCCCTGAACAATATGGCCCTGTCGTTATTGCTGGTAAGGCACAGTTCCTGATTACAGGCACAATCTTCCTGACTGCTGGTTCTATGATCATGGTTTGGCTTGGTGAGCAGATCACTGAGAAGGGGATTGGTAATGGTATCTCGCTATTGATTACAGTGAGCATTATCTCTGGTCTTCCAGCTGCTGTTGCGTCGGCCTATCAGATGTTTGTCGCACCTGTCGGTTCTGAAAGTGCTGCACTGGGTGCGCCTGAAGGTGTGCTGATGCTCGTTCTATTGTTTGCGGTCACCGCAGGTCTAGTCGCCATCACTCAAGCACAGCGTAAGATTCCAGTTCAGTATGCAAAGCGCGTCGTAGGTCGTAAGGTCTATGGTGGTCAGAGCTCGTTCCTGCCGCTCAAGGTGAATTATGCAGGTGTGATGCCCGTCATTTTCGCTTCAGCGATCCTGATGTTTCCCACTCAGATCCTGAGCTACTTGGGCACTGCAACGAATATGCGTTTCTTCAATGACGTCGCTGAGTCGCTCGGTCGCGGTGAGGTCGCCTACTACTTGGTGTTCGGCTTCTTGATCTTCGTCTTTAGTTACTTCTGGGTATCGATGATGTTCAAGCCGGTTCAGATCGCTGACGATTTGAAGAAAAACGGTGGTTATATTCCAGGCGTTCGTCCTGGTGAGCCGACTGCGAAGTTCTTGGATTATATCATGACACGTCTGACTCTCTTCGGTGCTTTGTCGCTGACTGTGATCGCGTTGTTCCCTGATATCCTACTCTTTACTTATAACGTTCCTTTCTCTGTCGCCGTATTCTTCGGTGGCACCGGGATGCTCATTACTGTCGGCGTTTTGCTCGACACCATGCGTCAAATCGAAACCTACCTCTTGCAGCGCCATTATGATGGCTTTCTCAAGAAGGGTAAGATCCGCGGTCGTTCCGCAGCGCGTAATAAGCAACTCGTTGATTCCGCTGGTTTGCAAGATTTCTGGACCGCTTGGCGTCCACTCTTGTTCATCGCGGTCGCACTTTTCGCCCTCGGGATCATTTCCTTCTTCTTTAACCTCGGTTAA
- the rplO gene encoding 50S ribosomal protein L15, whose protein sequence is MNLEKIPTIQGATHPTKRLGRGEGNGRGKTCCQGHKGQKARSGGGIRIGFEGGQMPLYRKLPRRGFNNFNFKTSYQLVNLAQLAKLEGDVVSREVLIAAGLIRDNKQGVKLLGDGEVSKAYTVTVCKVSASAKKAIEAAGGKIVEAAPVAAETKEEA, encoded by the coding sequence ATGAATCTCGAAAAAATTCCTACAATTCAGGGAGCTACACACCCAACTAAGCGTCTTGGACGCGGTGAGGGTAACGGACGCGGTAAGACTTGCTGCCAAGGACATAAGGGTCAAAAGGCTCGTTCTGGTGGTGGTATCCGTATCGGCTTCGAAGGTGGTCAAATGCCACTCTATCGTAAGCTTCCACGTCGTGGCTTCAATAACTTCAACTTCAAGACTAGCTATCAGCTTGTTAACCTTGCACAGCTTGCAAAACTCGAAGGAGACGTCGTCTCTCGCGAGGTTTTGATCGCTGCCGGTCTTATCCGTGACAACAAGCAAGGCGTAAAGCTACTTGGTGATGGTGAAGTTTCCAAAGCATATACGGTAACAGTCTGCAAAGTCTCTGCTTCTGCAAAGAAGGCAATTGAGGCTGCAGGCGGCAAGATCGTCGAAGCAGCACCCGTTGCTGCTGAAACGAAGGAAGAGGCTTAA
- the rpsE gene encoding 30S ribosomal protein S5 has product MSRQNRSFSQKNEPEEAPEYVEKVVHINRCAKVVKGGRRFSFSALVVTGNQKGEVGVGYGKAKEVPEAIRKGTEQAKKNLITIKLRGDTIPHHVLGEADGGKVLLRPASDGTGVIAGGGCRAVLESVGIKNILSKSLGSNNHLAMVKATMAALVQLRSNEEIKNVRFGDKAAAEA; this is encoded by the coding sequence ATGAGCAGACAAAACAGATCATTCTCTCAGAAGAACGAGCCGGAAGAAGCACCAGAATACGTTGAAAAGGTGGTTCACATTAACCGTTGCGCGAAAGTTGTAAAAGGCGGACGCCGTTTCAGTTTCTCCGCACTCGTTGTTACAGGTAATCAAAAAGGTGAAGTTGGCGTCGGTTACGGCAAAGCTAAGGAAGTTCCTGAAGCGATCCGTAAGGGCACAGAACAGGCCAAAAAGAACCTCATCACTATCAAGCTCCGCGGCGACACAATCCCACACCACGTGTTGGGTGAAGCTGACGGCGGTAAAGTTCTTCTTCGCCCGGCATCGGACGGAACAGGCGTAATCGCAGGTGGCGGTTGCCGCGCGGTTCTCGAGTCTGTCGGCATCAAGAACATTCTTTCTAAGTCTCTCGGCTCGAACAATCACCTTGCAATGGTTAAGGCGACAATGGCAGCACTCGTGCAGCTTCGTTCGAACGAGGAAATCAAAAACGTCCGTTTCGGTGATAAAGCCGCTGCGGAAGCGTAA
- the rplR gene encoding 50S ribosomal protein L18 yields the protein MKLDKKKSLLQKRKWRIRKKINGTAERPRLAVTFSNKHIYAQCIDDVKGHTLVYVTSLTKDSSLKANAEGALALGKTVAEKAKAAGIESVVFDRSGRRYHGCVKTFAEAAREGGLQF from the coding sequence ATGAAACTCGATAAGAAAAAATCTCTTTTACAGAAGCGCAAATGGCGCATTCGCAAGAAAATCAACGGCACTGCCGAACGACCACGTCTTGCTGTTACTTTCTCCAATAAGCACATCTATGCACAGTGCATCGATGACGTAAAGGGCCACACATTGGTCTATGTTACATCGCTTACTAAAGATTCATCTCTTAAGGCAAACGCTGAAGGTGCACTCGCACTTGGTAAGACAGTGGCTGAAAAGGCAAAGGCTGCAGGCATCGAGTCTGTTGTTTTTGACCGTTCCGGTCGCCGCTACCACGGTTGCGTAAAAACATTTGCAGAAGCTGCCCGCGAAGGTGGTCTACAATTCTAA
- the rplF gene encoding 50S ribosomal protein L6, producing MSRIGKLPIPVLDKASVTIDGQTVRVEGPKGKLEKTFDSSISFELADNEIKVSPVDSSRHANAMFGTARSIVNNMVIGVVEGFKKEIVLKGVGFRAVLSGNVLDLALGKSHPCLVTIPEGITVTVAENTKLTIEGADKHLVGHITASIFNFYPAEPYKGKGVHIVGKYVRRKEGKKSA from the coding sequence ATGAGCAGAATTGGTAAACTTCCTATTCCCGTCCTTGATAAGGCGTCAGTGACTATTGATGGTCAAACTGTCCGCGTTGAAGGCCCTAAGGGTAAACTTGAAAAGACTTTTGACAGTTCGATTAGCTTCGAACTTGCGGATAACGAAATCAAGGTATCTCCAGTCGACAGCAGCCGCCACGCGAACGCTATGTTCGGCACCGCACGTTCCATCGTGAACAACATGGTGATCGGCGTTGTTGAAGGCTTCAAGAAAGAGATCGTCCTCAAAGGTGTCGGTTTCCGCGCTGTCCTTAGTGGCAACGTTCTTGATCTTGCCCTAGGCAAATCACACCCGTGCTTGGTGACTATCCCAGAGGGTATCACTGTCACTGTTGCAGAAAACACTAAGCTGACGATCGAAGGTGCTGATAAGCACTTGGTCGGTCACATCACAGCATCTATCTTTAATTTCTACCCAGCCGAGCCTTATAAGGGCAAGGGTGTCCACATCGTCGGCAAATACGTCCGTCGTAAGGAGGGTAAGAAATCCGCTTAA
- the rpsH gene encoding 30S ribosomal protein S8 — MAVHDTIGDFLTIIRNGSAARKDVCITQHSKMRASIAAILKQEGYIRDFTEGTDKRGFKTIELTLKFVGKTPAITGIERHSKPGRRLYFGATEIPRVLGGLGVAILTTSKGVVRARDARELGVGGELLCKVW; from the coding sequence ATGGCAGTTCACGATACAATCGGTGATTTCCTCACCATCATCCGCAACGGTAGCGCCGCTCGCAAGGATGTCTGCATCACGCAGCACTCCAAAATGCGCGCTTCTATCGCAGCGATCCTTAAACAAGAAGGCTACATCCGTGATTTCACGGAAGGCACTGATAAGCGCGGTTTCAAGACCATCGAACTGACTCTGAAGTTCGTCGGTAAGACTCCTGCTATCACTGGCATCGAGCGTCACAGCAAGCCAGGCCGTCGTCTTTATTTCGGTGCAACTGAGATCCCTCGTGTTCTTGGTGGCCTGGGTGTTGCAATCCTTACAACTTCCAAAGGCGTAGTGCGCGCCCGCGATGCCCGTGAATTGGGTGTTGGCGGTGAGCTGCTCTGCAAGGTTTGGTAA
- the rpsN gene encoding 30S ribosomal protein S14 has protein sequence MAKKSAIQRNLKRVRLIEKYAAKRAELKAILKNPETPDDEFYKAQAKLTKLPKNSSPIRARNRCSVTGRPRAYIGKFGLSRLTFRELATQGKIPGVTKSSW, from the coding sequence ATGGCTAAAAAATCAGCAATCCAACGTAACCTCAAGCGCGTGCGTCTCATTGAGAAGTATGCAGCTAAGCGTGCAGAACTTAAAGCGATCCTTAAGAATCCGGAAACTCCGGATGATGAGTTCTACAAGGCACAAGCGAAGCTTACAAAGCTTCCTAAGAACAGCTCTCCGATCCGTGCACGTAACCGTTGCTCTGTAACAGGTCGTCCACGTGCTTACATTGGTAAGTTCGGTCTCTCTCGTCTCACTTTCCGTGAACTTGCTACACAAGGCAAAATTCCCGGTGTGACAAAATCATCTTGGTAA
- the rplE gene encoding 50S ribosomal protein L5 has product MQTPALKKHYTETVIPALMKKFGYANPHQVPSVKKIVLNSGFSATDDKNHILYVNQEIGKIAGQRPVTTKAKLSISNFKLREGQPIGVKVTLRGRAMYEFLNRLIQVALPCIRDFRGVPAKLDGQGNYTLGVSDHSIFPEVSSDGTTATIGMDICINTSASNDEEGRELLALFGMPFRKSTSEVEAEEAAAAAQA; this is encoded by the coding sequence ATGCAAACACCAGCACTCAAGAAACATTACACCGAAACGGTCATTCCCGCACTTATGAAAAAGTTCGGATATGCCAACCCACACCAGGTTCCTTCGGTCAAAAAAATCGTCCTCAACTCGGGCTTTAGCGCGACTGATGACAAGAACCACATCCTGTATGTGAACCAAGAGATCGGTAAGATTGCTGGTCAACGTCCCGTGACGACCAAAGCAAAGCTTAGTATCTCGAACTTCAAGCTCCGTGAAGGCCAGCCGATTGGCGTTAAGGTAACACTCCGTGGCCGCGCCATGTATGAGTTCCTTAACCGTTTGATCCAAGTGGCGCTTCCTTGCATTCGTGACTTCCGTGGCGTTCCTGCAAAGCTTGATGGTCAAGGTAACTACACACTCGGTGTTTCTGATCACTCGATCTTCCCAGAAGTCAGTTCCGATGGCACAACAGCTACCATTGGTATGGATATCTGCATCAACACAAGTGCTAGCAACGATGAAGAAGGTCGCGAGCTCCTCGCTCTCTTCGGCATGCCGTTCCGCAAATCGACTTCCGAAGTGGAAGCAGAAGAAGCCGCAGCAGCAGCTCAAGCATAA
- the rplX gene encoding 50S ribosomal protein L24 produces the protein MAKAIKREQEVVVISGSHKGKRGKVLSVKAGKSVVIEGVNQITKFLPKSQENPEGGSVERETPIHYSNVVLAEKFDAKAK, from the coding sequence ATGGCTAAAGCAATTAAACGCGAACAAGAAGTTGTCGTCATCTCTGGCTCTCACAAGGGCAAGCGCGGTAAAGTTCTCTCTGTTAAAGCAGGGAAGAGCGTCGTGATCGAAGGCGTTAACCAAATCACTAAGTTCCTTCCTAAGTCTCAAGAGAACCCCGAAGGCGGTTCTGTAGAGCGCGAAACTCCGATTCACTACTCCAATGTAGTGTTGGCTGAGAAGTTCGACGCGAAGGCAAAGTAA
- the rplN gene encoding 50S ribosomal protein L14 — protein sequence MIQMNSRVFIADNTGAKEAEMIRRLGQNKRTADVGDVIVCNVKVASTDSSVKKGEVVKAVVVRTKAPIRRGDGSYLRFDNNAVVILNADGNPKGTRIFGPVARELRAKYMKIISLAPEVL from the coding sequence ATGATTCAGATGAACAGCCGCGTATTTATCGCGGATAACACAGGTGCCAAGGAAGCGGAGATGATCCGTCGTCTTGGACAAAACAAGCGCACAGCTGATGTTGGCGACGTAATCGTCTGCAATGTTAAAGTCGCATCCACAGACTCATCCGTTAAAAAGGGTGAAGTTGTAAAGGCAGTCGTCGTGCGCACAAAAGCACCGATCCGCCGTGGTGATGGCAGCTACCTTCGCTTTGATAACAACGCGGTTGTTATTCTTAACGCCGATGGTAACCCCAAAGGCACACGTATTTTCGGACCAGTAGCTCGTGAGCTCCGTGCGAAATACATGAAAATCATCTCACTAGCTCCGGAGGTTCTCTAA
- the rpsQ gene encoding 30S ribosomal protein S17 has protein sequence MEATRNSRKSLIGTVTSRSGDKTIKVTYLYKIPHPLYRKEIKRKTVVHAHDETNDCFLGDKVEIMETRPLSKLKRWRVTKVLERAPRIGDEA, from the coding sequence ATGGAAGCAACACGCAATTCCCGTAAGTCCCTGATTGGCACCGTAACAAGTCGTTCCGGAGACAAGACAATCAAAGTCACTTACCTCTACAAGATCCCACACCCGCTTTACCGTAAGGAGATTAAGCGTAAGACAGTGGTTCACGCTCACGACGAAACAAATGACTGCTTCCTTGGTGATAAGGTTGAGATCATGGAAACACGTCCTCTTAGCAAGCTCAAGCGCTGGCGCGTCACTAAGGTTCTCGAAAGAGCACCACGCATTGGTGACGAAGCATAA